Genomic DNA from Candidatus Obscuribacterales bacterium:
CTATTGTTGTCGCATATCTGGAGGAACGAGAGACTGAGCCGACATGTTTCTTATTGCATGGCATAGTTGCTGGTTGGGTGCATGGATGAGCCTGGCTGTGAAATCGAACCTTAGTGTTTTGGGTCTTGATATACAGACTATCCCTCTTTCATGACTCCTGGAAAAAGGAGGTTAAACCTTAGTTGTCTTGTCAGATATTGTGATTGATCATGACCGAAATTTATCAGGATACCCCAAATAACAAAAGATTTGGACATTTCCAGGATTGATTGTCCTCCTAGGATAATAAAAAGAGATGACTTAAATAGGTTTATTCATTGTAGTTTGGGCGTAATGATTGACCTGTTCTACAAGTTTAGGTAAGTCTACAGTAGTCAGTTGTCCCTGATCAACAACTTTCTTGCCATTGATGAAGCTGTAATCAACACTATCGGTTTGGCAAAAGATGAGCGCGGCTACTATGTCATGCACACCGGAGAGAGAGGGGCGATCGCAATTAATTGCTATGAAGTCTGCTGAGTGACCAGGCACTAGTGCGCCGATGTCGTCTCGTCCTAGCACCCGTGCGCCTCCTAAGGTTGCCAGCTCTAACACATCTCTGGCTGACATCACCGAGGCATCACAACTGCCGACTCGTGCCAAGAGCATAGCCATGCGAGCCTCATGCAGCAGATTGGTTGCATCATTGGAGGCAGCTCCATCGACCCCCAGGCTGACAGGAACATTGTGATTGAGCATCTTCCGAATGGGGGCAATGCCGCTGGCTAGGCGCATATTACTGCAGGGACAGTGGGAAACGCCTGTTCCGGTGCGCCCAAACTTAGCGATCGCATCATCACTAAGCTGTACACAATGGGCATGCCAGACGTCATTTCCTAACCACCCCACCGACTCAGCATAATCTCCTGGACGTAGACCGAAGGTTGCCAAGCTGTAGTCCACATCTGATTGATTTTCTGCTAGGTGTGTGTGCAGCCGTACTTGGGGGTGCGATCGCGCCATTGCAGCCGATTCTCGCATCAGATCTTGGGACACTGAGAAGGGCGAACAAGGTGCAAGGGTCATGCGGATCATGGCATGACGCGATGCATCATGGTGCTGCTCAATCAGCCGGAGGCTATCGCTGAGAATATCTGCTTCTCGCTCCACTAAGGTATCTGGCGGAAGTCCACCTTTGCTTTGCCCAACGCTCATACTACCCCGACTAGCATGAAACCGTAAACCTATGTCCTTGGCTGCCTGGATAGCGTCATCTAAGGTGCAATCATTAGGATATAGATAGAGGTGATCGCTGGCGGTGGTGCAACCCGACAACATCAGTTCTGCTGCGGCCATCTGAGTGCTCAGATAAATCCCTTTTGAGGTCAGATTTGCCCAAAGGGGATAGAGAGATGTGAGCCAGTTAAATAAATCACAATTCTGGGCAGCAGGAATGGCGCGAGTGAGGGATTGAAAAAAGTGGTGGTGAGTATTAACAAGCCCAGGGAGGACAACATGTCGTCCTCGTAGATTTAGTACGTCATCAGCCGTTTGGGGCAATTCGTCAGTAGTACCCACCTGCTCGATGATATTATCGCGGATCAACAGTGCTCCATCAGCGATTTCTCGCCGTTCCGCATCCATAGTGACTAATGTGTGACAGTGTTGAACCAGTAGCGTTGTCATAGGACTCCCTGTTTGGCAATTCAGACCTAGCATAGGGCGATCGCGCCCCAAGAAGGTCTCAAGGGCTACATTTTTTAAGCTAAGTGGGTAAGATGGGGGTAGCTAGGTTAGGAACAAGTTCTGGATTCGATAGCTGCTCATCTTTGCTTGGATGCTTC
This window encodes:
- a CDS encoding 8-oxoguanine deaminase, which produces MLGLNCQTGSPMTTLLVQHCHTLVTMDAERREIADGALLIRDNIIEQVGTTDELPQTADDVLNLRGRHVVLPGLVNTHHHFFQSLTRAIPAAQNCDLFNWLTSLYPLWANLTSKGIYLSTQMAAAELMLSGCTTASDHLYLYPNDCTLDDAIQAAKDIGLRFHASRGSMSVGQSKGGLPPDTLVEREADILSDSLRLIEQHHDASRHAMIRMTLAPCSPFSVSQDLMRESAAMARSHPQVRLHTHLAENQSDVDYSLATFGLRPGDYAESVGWLGNDVWHAHCVQLSDDAIAKFGRTGTGVSHCPCSNMRLASGIAPIRKMLNHNVPVSLGVDGAASNDATNLLHEARMAMLLARVGSCDASVMSARDVLELATLGGARVLGRDDIGALVPGHSADFIAINCDRPSLSGVHDIVAALIFCQTDSVDYSFINGKKVVDQGQLTTVDLPKLVEQVNHYAQTTMNKPI